From Drosophila nasuta strain 15112-1781.00 chromosome X, ASM2355853v1, whole genome shotgun sequence, one genomic window encodes:
- the LOC132796760 gene encoding uncharacterized protein LOC132796760, giving the protein MLSSLVARTAALTLAIYFTNRVGIWGNTDASDKLCERISHGLEPMRQLTKSKVRKCYDLSVREACQLAQQLPVYTQQLIKLAKSWHKFGDNFNACNVQQDEAEEEELQQQAARCKNAAGFHWLPVITAGEEANEMHDECVVAAKVAS; this is encoded by the coding sequence ATGTTGAGCAGTTTAGTGGCCCGCACCGCGGCCTTAACCCTGGCCATTTATTTTACCAATCGCGTTGGCATTTGGGGCAACACAGATGCCTCCGATAAACTCTGTGAACGCATCTCCCATGGCCTTGAACCGATGCGTCAACTAACCAAATCCAAAGTGAGGAAATGTTATGATCTGAGCGTGAGGGAAGCTTGCCAATTGGCGCAACAGTTGCCTGTCTATACGCAACAGTTGATTAAATTGGCCAAAAGCTGGCACAAATTTGGCGACAATTTCAATgcttgcaacgtgcaacaagacgaagcagaagaagaagaactacaacaacagGCGGCAAGATGTAAGAATGCGGCAGGTTTCCACTGGTTGCCGGTTATCACAGCTGGCGAGGAGGCCAACGAGATGCATGACGAGTGCGTTGTAGCCGCGAAAGTAGCAAGTTGA